The Miltoncostaea oceani genome includes a region encoding these proteins:
- the hisH gene encoding imidazole glycerol phosphate synthase subunit HisH produces the protein MSPRLAVLDFEMSNLRSAVKALERLGADVRVAVDPDGARDVDGVVLPGVGNFGEAMRRMGARGLDTAVRDAVDRGVPVIGICLGLQLLFAESEESPGVPGLGILPGAVRRLRTDRKLPHIGWSHVTWAPDSVLGPDDPGDAAASTYYFVHTYACEPEDPSLVLGRAEHGTPFCASAGREGVMGVQFHPEKSSAAGLGLLGRWIASVGAGAVAR, from the coding sequence GTGAGCCCCCGCCTCGCCGTCCTCGACTTCGAGATGAGCAACCTCCGCAGCGCCGTGAAGGCGCTGGAGCGGCTCGGCGCCGACGTGCGCGTCGCGGTCGACCCCGACGGGGCGCGCGACGTCGACGGGGTCGTGCTGCCCGGCGTCGGCAACTTCGGCGAGGCGATGCGCCGCATGGGCGCCCGCGGCCTCGACACCGCCGTGCGCGACGCCGTCGACCGGGGGGTGCCGGTGATCGGCATCTGCCTCGGCCTGCAGCTGCTCTTCGCCGAGAGCGAGGAGAGCCCCGGCGTCCCCGGGCTCGGCATCCTGCCGGGCGCCGTGCGCCGCCTGCGCACCGACCGCAAGCTCCCCCACATCGGCTGGAGCCACGTGACGTGGGCGCCGGACAGCGTGCTCGGGCCCGACGACCCCGGCGACGCCGCGGCCTCGACCTACTACTTCGTCCACACCTACGCGTGCGAGCCGGAGGACCCGTCGCTGGTGCTGGGGCGCGCCGAGCACGGCACCCCGTTCTGCGCGTCCGCGGGCCGGGAGGGGGTCATGGGCGTCCAGTTCCACCCCGAGAAGTCGAGCGCCGCGGGCCTCGGCCTGCTGGGCCGCTGGATCGCGTCGGTCGGCGCCGGGGCGGTGGCCCGGTGA
- the hisA gene encoding 1-(5-phosphoribosyl)-5-[(5-phosphoribosylamino)methylideneamino]imidazole-4-carboxamide isomerase has product MTLYPAIDLQDGRAVRLRQGDFAQTTVFSEDPVDQARRFAADGATSLHVVDLDGARAGEPVHAALVASIAAAFPGTVHLGGGLRSRAAIETALATGVDRVVVGTAVIDDRDLLAWAVDRLGDRLVVALDARQGKVATHGWTKVTDRDAIDVATGLLSMGVRHLAYTDINRDGTLGGPNLAAMRRLADAAPPLRLIASGGVSSLDDLRRVRDLGVATLDGVIVGRALYEGRFTVTEALDVLGAGSRA; this is encoded by the coding sequence ATCACCCTCTACCCGGCGATCGACCTGCAGGACGGGCGCGCCGTGCGCCTCCGCCAGGGCGACTTCGCACAGACCACCGTCTTCAGCGAGGACCCCGTCGACCAGGCCCGCCGGTTCGCGGCCGACGGGGCGACGTCGCTCCACGTCGTCGACCTCGACGGCGCCCGGGCGGGCGAGCCGGTCCACGCGGCGCTCGTCGCGAGCATCGCCGCCGCGTTCCCCGGCACCGTCCACCTCGGCGGCGGGCTGCGCTCGCGCGCGGCCATCGAGACCGCCCTCGCGACCGGCGTCGACCGCGTCGTCGTCGGGACCGCCGTCATCGACGACCGCGACCTGCTCGCCTGGGCCGTCGACCGCCTCGGCGACCGCCTGGTCGTGGCCCTCGACGCCCGCCAGGGGAAGGTCGCCACCCACGGCTGGACGAAGGTCACCGACCGCGACGCCATCGACGTCGCGACGGGGCTGCTCTCCATGGGCGTCCGCCACCTCGCGTACACCGACATCAACCGCGACGGCACCCTCGGCGGACCGAACCTCGCCGCCATGCGGCGGCTCGCCGACGCGGCCCCCCCGCTCCGCCTGATCGCCTCCGGCGGCGTGTCGTCCCTCGACGACCTGCGGCGCGTGCGGGACCTCGGCGTCGCCACGCTCGACGGCGTGATCGTCGGCCGGGCGCTCTACGAGGGTCGCTTCACCGTGACCGAGGCGCTCGACGTGCTCGGGGCGGGGAGCCGGGCGTGA
- the hisF gene encoding imidazole glycerol phosphate synthase subunit HisF — translation MIRVIPCLDVNAGRVVKGVNFVGLRDAGDPVELASRYDREGADELVFLDITASHEERGTIVDLARRTAEEVFIPFTIGGGLRSEDDMYAVLAAGADKVSLNSAAVRDPALITRGSARFGAQCIVVAIDAKRRADGSGWEVFLNGGRLETGREAVAWAAEAAERGAGELLVTSMDRDGTQGGFDCELLAAVTAAAPVPVIASGGAGTLGHFPQAVTEGHADAVLAASVFHDGVYTIAEVKDAMAGAGVPVRR, via the coding sequence GTGATCCGCGTCATCCCCTGCCTGGACGTCAACGCCGGGCGGGTGGTGAAGGGGGTCAACTTCGTCGGCCTGCGCGACGCCGGCGACCCCGTCGAGCTGGCGTCCCGGTACGACCGGGAGGGCGCCGACGAGCTCGTCTTCCTCGACATCACCGCGAGCCACGAGGAGCGGGGGACGATCGTCGACCTCGCCCGGCGGACGGCGGAGGAGGTGTTCATCCCCTTCACCATCGGGGGCGGGCTGCGCTCCGAGGACGACATGTACGCCGTGCTCGCCGCCGGCGCCGACAAGGTGTCGCTCAACTCCGCGGCGGTCCGCGACCCCGCGCTCATCACCCGCGGGTCGGCGCGCTTCGGCGCCCAGTGCATCGTCGTCGCCATCGACGCCAAGCGGCGCGCCGACGGGAGCGGCTGGGAGGTCTTCCTCAACGGCGGCCGGCTCGAGACGGGCCGCGAGGCCGTCGCGTGGGCCGCCGAGGCCGCGGAGCGGGGCGCGGGGGAGCTGCTGGTCACCTCGATGGACCGCGACGGCACCCAGGGCGGGTTCGACTGCGAGCTGCTCGCCGCCGTCACCGCGGCCGCGCCCGTGCCCGTCATCGCCTCGGGCGGGGCGGGGACGCTCGGGCACTTCCCGCAGGCCGTCACGGAGGGCCACGCCGACGCGGTCCTCGCGGCGTCGGTGTTCCACGACGGCGTCTACACCATCGCCGAGGTCAAGGACGCGATGGCCGGCGCCGGGGTCCCGGTCCGGCGCTGA
- a CDS encoding Rid family detoxifying hydrolase, whose translation MRTIRTDAAPAPVAGAPYSQAVAVEPGTLVYVSGQVPVDPGTGALVEGDVGVQTALALRHVAAVLAAANGNLRHVVKTTVFLTDLPGDFAAMNAVYAEAFTGHAPARATVGVAALPLGARVEIEAVAVIPNG comes from the coding sequence ATGAGGACGATCCGCACCGACGCCGCGCCCGCACCGGTCGCCGGCGCCCCGTACAGCCAGGCGGTCGCCGTCGAGCCGGGGACGCTCGTCTACGTCTCGGGCCAGGTGCCCGTCGACCCCGGCACCGGCGCCCTCGTCGAGGGCGACGTCGGCGTGCAGACGGCACTCGCCCTCCGCCACGTCGCCGCCGTGCTCGCCGCGGCGAACGGGAACCTCCGCCACGTGGTCAAGACCACCGTCTTCCTGACCGACCTGCCCGGCGACTTCGCCGCCATGAACGCCGTCTACGCCGAGGCCTTCACCGGCCACGCGCCCGCCCGCGCCACCGTCGGCGTCGCCGCCCTCCCACTGGGCGCCCGGGTCGAGATCGAGGCGGTCGCCGTCATCCCGAACGGGTGA
- a CDS encoding polyphenol oxidase family protein, producing MSGPVVVEVPTGTAARAVFTTRAGGSSTGALAALNLSADRGDDDAVVRGNRTALCAALGIDPAGVAMARQVHGAGVREVGEGDDAGRFTGALRDWPASDALVTRVPGRALMVLGADCLPVLLWRRDGEGVAAAHAGWRGLVAGVVEGAVDALGTPGRTGAAIGPGIGPCCYPVSDEVRRRFADRFGAAVVRGDAVDLAAAARAALVAAGVDAAAVTTVDACTSCDAARFYSHRRDGEAAGRHAGVVWATGEAA from the coding sequence GTGAGCGGGCCGGTGGTCGTGGAGGTCCCCACCGGGACGGCCGCCCGCGCGGTCTTCACCACCCGGGCCGGCGGCTCCAGCACCGGGGCGCTCGCCGCGCTGAACCTCTCCGCCGACCGCGGCGACGACGACGCCGTCGTCCGGGGGAACCGGACCGCCCTCTGCGCCGCGCTCGGCATCGACCCCGCCGGGGTCGCGATGGCCCGCCAGGTGCACGGCGCCGGCGTGAGGGAGGTGGGGGAGGGCGACGACGCCGGGCGCTTCACCGGCGCCCTGCGCGACTGGCCGGCGTCCGACGCCCTCGTCACCCGCGTCCCCGGCCGGGCGCTGATGGTCCTCGGCGCCGACTGCCTCCCCGTCCTGCTGTGGCGCCGCGACGGGGAGGGGGTCGCCGCGGCGCACGCCGGGTGGCGCGGCCTCGTCGCCGGCGTCGTCGAGGGCGCCGTCGACGCGCTCGGGACACCCGGGCGCACCGGGGCCGCGATCGGCCCCGGCATCGGCCCCTGCTGCTACCCGGTCTCGGACGAGGTGCGCCGCCGGTTCGCGGACCGGTTCGGCGCGGCGGTCGTGCGCGGCGACGCGGTCGACCTCGCCGCCGCCGCCCGCGCCGCGCTCGTCGCCGCCGGGGTCGACGCGGCCGCCGTCACGACGGTCGACGCCTGCACGAGCTGCGACGCGGCACGGTTCTACTCGCACCGGCGCGACGGCGAGGCCGCCGGCCGGCACGCCGGGGTCGTCTGGGCGACGGGGGAGGCCGCGTGA
- a CDS encoding YggS family pyridoxal phosphate-dependent enzyme, translated as MIDADRLREVLAETRERLDEAAGRGGRAPGAVELVLAGKYIAAEDTEALIAAGVGVVGENRLQDLQAKAAVAGDRLTFDFIGHVQRRKVRDLVGTVRLIHSVDSLALAEEIARRSEGPTRVLVEINIAEEPTKGGIVPPRLRAFVDDVSARTDLVIGGLMAMPPLHPDAEMSRPHFAEVRRLAADLAEEWEGRHDVGDLSMGTSQDYLVAAEEGATMVRVGRGLLERLRSNH; from the coding sequence GTGATCGACGCCGACCGGCTGCGGGAGGTGCTGGCGGAGACGCGCGAGCGGCTCGACGAGGCCGCGGGCCGCGGGGGCCGCGCCCCCGGGGCCGTCGAGCTGGTGCTCGCCGGGAAGTACATCGCCGCGGAGGACACCGAGGCGCTGATCGCCGCGGGCGTCGGCGTCGTCGGCGAGAACCGCCTGCAGGACCTCCAGGCGAAGGCCGCCGTCGCCGGCGACCGCCTCACCTTCGACTTCATCGGCCACGTCCAGCGCCGCAAGGTCCGCGACCTGGTGGGGACGGTGCGGCTGATCCACTCCGTCGACTCCCTGGCGCTGGCCGAGGAGATCGCCCGCCGCTCGGAAGGTCCCACCCGGGTTCTCGTCGAAATCAACATCGCCGAGGAGCCAACCAAAGGTGGTATCGTGCCGCCCCGACTTCGGGCGTTCGTCGATGACGTGTCGGCCCGTACCGACCTCGTGATCGGTGGTCTCATGGCCATGCCCCCCCTTCACCCCGACGCCGAGATGAGCAGGCCCCACTTCGCGGAGGTGCGGCGCCTGGCCGCTGACCTGGCGGAGGAGTGGGAGGGGCGTCACGATGTCGGCGACCTGTCGATGGGCACGAGCCAGGATTACCTCGTGGCCGCCGAAGAGGGCGCCACGATGGTCCGGGTGGGGCGTGGGCTCCTCGAGCGCCTCCGGTCAAACCACTGA
- a CDS encoding cell division protein SepF: MAVTDIWHRTLVYFGMADEADDYVDDYDDEPERRPSRDRERGTAAHEDLERSYRERPNVRRLGPRRRDNEFDDIFAEETRTSSRPVMRSVESRPQPAEVHLVVPKSFNDAQQIADKFKGTIPVILNLQSAETDLAKRLIDFSSGLTYALDGGMQRVADKVFMLTPRNVEVSAEERARLLEKGFFNQY; encoded by the coding sequence ATGGCCGTCACCGACATCTGGCACCGCACACTCGTCTACTTCGGCATGGCCGACGAGGCGGACGACTACGTCGACGACTACGACGACGAGCCCGAGCGGCGCCCGTCGCGTGACCGCGAGCGCGGGACCGCGGCGCACGAGGACCTGGAGCGCAGCTACCGCGAGCGGCCGAACGTGCGGCGCCTCGGCCCGCGCCGCCGCGACAACGAGTTCGACGACATCTTCGCGGAGGAGACCCGCACCAGCAGCCGCCCGGTCATGCGCTCCGTCGAGTCGCGGCCGCAGCCGGCGGAGGTGCACCTCGTCGTGCCGAAGAGCTTCAACGACGCGCAGCAGATCGCGGACAAGTTCAAGGGGACGATCCCGGTCATCCTCAACCTCCAGAGCGCCGAGACCGACCTCGCGAAGCGCCTCATCGACTTCTCCAGCGGGCTCACGTACGCCCTCGACGGCGGCATGCAGCGGGTGGCCGACAAGGTCTTCATGCTCACGCCGCGCAACGTCGAGGTGTCGGCGGAGGAGCGGGCCCGTCTGCTGGAGAAGGGCTTCTTCAACCAGTACTAG
- the proC gene encoding pyrroline-5-carboxylate reductase, whose translation MAGWPASIGLVGAGAMGRALAAGLSRGRPAVADALLVTDQVPAAVEAALADAGGRPATLAETAAADLVCVAVKPGDAGAALAAVAAAARPDAVVLSVVAGWDLARLRAAAPGVGLVRTMPNLAVRHGAGVVAVATDGLDDARRDAVMATLAPLGAVVALPEHLFAAATALAGSGPGLVAVIAEALEEGAVAAGLGRPQAREMVAAVLAGTAALLADGTDPALLRQRVSSPAGTTIAGIAVLERGAVRAHVADAVLAAARRAAEI comes from the coding sequence GTGGCGGGATGGCCCGCCTCGATCGGCCTGGTCGGCGCGGGCGCGATGGGTCGCGCGCTCGCCGCGGGGCTGTCGCGTGGGCGTCCCGCGGTCGCGGACGCGCTGCTGGTCACCGACCAGGTGCCCGCGGCGGTCGAGGCCGCCCTCGCCGACGCCGGCGGCCGGCCGGCGACGCTCGCCGAGACCGCCGCCGCCGACCTGGTCTGCGTCGCCGTCAAGCCCGGTGACGCCGGGGCCGCGCTCGCGGCGGTCGCCGCCGCCGCGCGCCCCGACGCCGTCGTGCTGTCGGTCGTCGCCGGATGGGACCTCGCGCGCCTGCGCGCCGCCGCCCCCGGCGTCGGCCTGGTCCGCACCATGCCGAACCTCGCCGTGCGCCACGGCGCGGGTGTGGTGGCCGTCGCGACGGACGGGCTCGACGACGCCCGCCGGGACGCGGTCATGGCGACCCTGGCGCCGCTCGGCGCCGTCGTCGCGCTCCCCGAGCACCTCTTCGCCGCGGCGACGGCACTCGCCGGCAGCGGCCCCGGCCTCGTCGCCGTGATCGCGGAGGCCCTCGAGGAGGGCGCCGTCGCCGCCGGCCTCGGCCGGCCGCAGGCGCGCGAGATGGTCGCCGCCGTCCTCGCCGGCACCGCGGCCCTGCTCGCCGACGGCACCGACCCCGCGCTGCTGCGCCAACGGGTCAGCTCCCCCGCCGGCACCACCATCGCCGGCATCGCCGTGCTCGAGCGCGGGGCCGTCCGGGCCCACGTCGCCGACGCCGTCCTGGCCGCCGCGCGCCGCGCGGCGGAGATCTGA
- a CDS encoding YggT family protein, which produces MDAVQTYVSALFTVFLLLIFVRILLSFAPRPPVSGVPRALWDFAHQSTDWFLNVFRRIIPPMGMFDLSPIVAILVLYILRFFVLGLLDSF; this is translated from the coding sequence ATGGACGCGGTCCAGACCTACGTCTCCGCCCTCTTCACGGTGTTCCTGCTCCTGATCTTCGTCAGGATCCTGCTGTCGTTCGCCCCGCGGCCGCCGGTCTCGGGCGTCCCGCGGGCGTTGTGGGACTTCGCGCATCAGAGCACCGACTGGTTCCTGAACGTCTTCCGGCGGATCATCCCGCCCATGGGGATGTTCGACCTGTCGCCGATCGTCGCGATCCTGGTGCTCTACATCCTGCGCTTCTTCGTCCTCGGCCTGCTGGACTCGTTCTGA
- a CDS encoding DUF167 domain-containing protein gives MIVAVKAVPRSRATRAVGVQAGALRVQIAAAPHHGQSNAALCAYLAEASGVRPSAVRVRRGSSGARKLIEVDGDPGEVARRLVGALGPEGEG, from the coding sequence GTGATCGTCGCGGTCAAGGCGGTGCCCCGCTCGCGCGCGACGCGGGCGGTGGGGGTCCAGGCGGGGGCGCTCCGCGTCCAGATCGCCGCGGCGCCCCACCACGGACAGTCGAACGCGGCGTTGTGCGCGTACCTCGCCGAGGCGTCGGGCGTGCGGCCGAGCGCGGTGCGGGTGCGCCGCGGGTCGAGCGGCGCCCGCAAGCTGATCGAGGTCGACGGCGACCCGGGCGAGGTCGCCCGCCGCCTGGTCGGCGCGCTCGGGCCGGAGGGGGAGGGGTGA
- the lspA gene encoding signal peptidase II, which yields MRTTRPSMGETVAQAIDRRHRRQTQRRWMRFAVLAALVVVLDQTAKAIIRATLEPRERIDVFPGFQISRVANEGIAFGLFPGRQAIVAVLTVIALSAIAIALAGLVARNATVAAGAGLLVGGSIGNLIDRLALGAVVDFIDFARWPAFNLADCAITIGAALIIIGLMQDAEEDELTE from the coding sequence GTGAGGACGACCCGCCCCTCCATGGGCGAGACCGTCGCCCAGGCCATCGACCGCCGCCACCGCCGCCAGACGCAGCGCCGGTGGATGCGCTTCGCCGTGCTCGCCGCGCTCGTCGTGGTGCTCGACCAGACGGCGAAGGCCATCATCCGGGCGACCCTCGAGCCGCGCGAGCGGATCGACGTGTTCCCCGGCTTCCAGATCTCCCGCGTCGCGAACGAGGGCATCGCGTTCGGCCTGTTCCCGGGACGCCAGGCCATCGTGGCGGTGCTCACCGTGATCGCGTTGAGCGCCATCGCCATCGCGCTCGCCGGCCTCGTCGCGCGCAACGCGACCGTCGCGGCCGGCGCGGGCCTGCTGGTCGGCGGCAGCATCGGCAACCTGATCGACCGCCTCGCCCTCGGGGCCGTCGTCGACTTCATCGACTTCGCGCGCTGGCCGGCGTTCAACCTCGCCGACTGCGCCATCACGATCGGGGCGGCGTTGATCATCATCGGCCTGATGCAGGACGCCGAGGAGGACGAGCTCACTGAGTGA
- a CDS encoding RluA family pseudouridine synthase, with protein sequence MVIGPDEQGRRLDAVVGGLEPVGSRAEAQRLIESGRVLVDGVVVAKRHLMAAGERLEVRPAPPPLSELVPESVPMTVRYEDEHLLVVDKPAGVVTHPSAGHAGGTLVHGLLAHAIAGGADPTRPGIVHRLDRDTSGLLVVARSERAHRRLQRMLRDRLIERHYTVLVHGRTPPALTVDRPIGRDRKVRTRQAIDVVDGREAVTHLRLLEPLGRVSLLEARLETGRTHQIRVHLESVGHPVVGDRVYGRREETLGLDRQFLHAARLAFPHPETDEPIEVLSPLPHDLQLALARARRQADEHAAGERRPRR encoded by the coding sequence GTGGTGATCGGGCCGGACGAGCAGGGGCGGCGCCTCGACGCCGTCGTCGGCGGGCTGGAGCCCGTCGGCAGCCGCGCGGAGGCGCAGCGGCTCATCGAGTCGGGTCGGGTGCTGGTCGACGGGGTCGTCGTCGCGAAGCGCCACCTGATGGCGGCGGGCGAGCGGCTTGAGGTGCGTCCCGCCCCCCCGCCGCTGTCGGAGCTCGTCCCGGAGAGCGTCCCGATGACGGTCCGCTACGAGGACGAGCACCTCCTGGTCGTCGACAAGCCCGCCGGCGTCGTGACCCACCCGAGCGCCGGCCACGCCGGGGGCACGCTCGTCCACGGCCTGCTGGCGCACGCCATCGCGGGCGGCGCCGACCCGACGCGGCCGGGGATCGTCCACCGCCTCGACCGGGACACCTCCGGCCTGCTCGTGGTGGCGCGGTCCGAGCGCGCCCACCGGCGGCTGCAGAGGATGCTGCGCGACCGGCTCATCGAACGGCACTACACCGTCCTCGTCCACGGCCGGACGCCGCCGGCGCTCACGGTCGACCGGCCCATCGGCCGCGACCGCAAGGTCCGGACCCGCCAGGCGATCGACGTCGTCGACGGACGGGAGGCGGTGACGCACCTGCGGCTGCTGGAGCCCCTCGGCCGCGTCAGCCTGCTGGAGGCCCGCCTCGAGACGGGGCGCACCCACCAGATCCGCGTCCACCTCGAATCCGTCGGCCACCCCGTCGTGGGGGACCGCGTCTACGGGCGGCGCGAGGAGACCCTCGGCCTCGACCGCCAGTTCCTCCACGCCGCCCGGCTCGCGTTCCCCCACCCGGAGACCGACGAGCCGATCGAGGTCCTCAGCCCCCTGCCGCACGACCTGCAGCTCGCCCTCGCCCGGGCCCGCCGCCAGGCCGACGAGCACGCCGCCGGGGAGCGCCGCCCCCGGCGGTGA
- a CDS encoding VOC family protein, which translates to MAGSVRELRLVVTAADYDAALAFYRDALGLPERAAFSSPGGRVTILEAGRATLEITDPPHAAYIDEVEVGRRVAGHIRVAFEVGDAAAATADLAAAGAEVVAPPTRTPWDSLNARLEGPAGLQLTLFQELGPAT; encoded by the coding sequence ATGGCGGGTTCGGTGCGCGAGCTGCGGCTGGTGGTGACGGCCGCGGACTACGACGCGGCGCTGGCGTTCTACCGGGACGCCCTCGGGCTGCCGGAGCGGGCGGCGTTCTCCTCCCCCGGGGGCCGCGTGACGATCCTCGAGGCGGGGAGGGCGACCCTCGAGATCACCGACCCGCCCCACGCGGCGTACATCGACGAGGTCGAGGTGGGGCGCCGGGTGGCGGGCCACATCCGGGTGGCGTTCGAGGTCGGCGACGCCGCGGCCGCGACCGCGGACCTCGCGGCGGCCGGCGCGGAGGTCGTGGCCCCGCCGACCCGGACGCCGTGGGACTCCCTCAACGCCCGCCTGGAGGGCCCCGCCGGACTCCAGCTCACCCTGTTCCAGGAGCTCGGCCCCGCGACGTGA
- the rpsB gene encoding 30S ribosomal protein S2, with protein sequence MPTVSMKQLLESGVHFGHQTRRWNPKMKRYIFGERGGIYIIDLQQTLKLLEEACDVVRDISQRGGTVMFVGTKKQSQDAVQEQAVRCGMPYVSHRWLGGLLTNWGTISQRIRRLHELRNQKREGQLELLPTRERLAREGELTKLETNLGGVADMQRLPDAVVIVDLKKEAIGVREANRLGLAVIGLVDTNCDPDEATYVIPGNDDAIRACNLVLGALADAVLEGKGVVPSSGVPVEAPAAEAPTADAPAVAAEAPTPAAAEAPAAPEAPAPAAAEAPAPAATEAPAAPEAPAAAPAPAETPAAEAPAPAATTNGEDAS encoded by the coding sequence GTGCCGACCGTGAGCATGAAGCAACTGCTGGAGTCCGGGGTCCACTTCGGACACCAGACCCGCCGCTGGAACCCGAAGATGAAGCGCTACATCTTCGGTGAGCGCGGCGGCATCTACATCATCGACCTCCAGCAGACGCTGAAGCTGCTGGAGGAGGCCTGCGACGTCGTCCGGGACATCTCCCAGCGCGGCGGCACGGTCATGTTCGTCGGCACCAAGAAGCAGTCGCAGGACGCCGTGCAGGAGCAGGCCGTCCGCTGCGGCATGCCGTACGTCTCCCACCGCTGGCTCGGCGGGCTGCTGACCAACTGGGGGACGATCTCCCAGCGGATCCGCCGCCTCCACGAGCTGCGCAACCAGAAGCGCGAGGGCCAGCTCGAGCTGCTGCCGACCCGTGAGCGCCTGGCGCGCGAGGGCGAGCTCACCAAGCTCGAGACGAACCTCGGCGGCGTCGCCGACATGCAGCGCCTGCCCGACGCGGTCGTGATCGTGGACCTCAAGAAGGAGGCCATCGGCGTGCGCGAGGCGAACCGCCTCGGCCTCGCCGTCATCGGCCTGGTGGACACGAACTGCGACCCGGACGAGGCGACGTACGTCATCCCGGGCAACGACGACGCGATCCGCGCCTGCAACCTGGTGCTCGGCGCGCTCGCCGACGCCGTGCTGGAGGGCAAGGGCGTCGTGCCGTCGTCCGGCGTCCCGGTCGAGGCGCCCGCCGCCGAGGCCCCCACCGCCGACGCGCCCGCCGTCGCCGCCGAGGCCCCGACCCCGGCCGCCGCCGAGGCCCCGGCCGCTCCCGAGGCGCCCGCCCCGGCCGCCGCCGAGGCCCCCGCCCCGGCCGCCACCGAGGCCCCCGCCGCACCCGAGGCCCCGGCCGCCGCGCCGGCGCCCGCCGAGACCCCCGCCGCCGAGGCCCCCGCCCCGGCCGCCACCACGAACGGAGAGGACGCCTCGTGA
- the tsf gene encoding translation elongation factor Ts produces MSTTIPAKLVKELREKTGAGMMDCKKALEEAGGDIDEATKSLRTKGLADAAKRAGRAANEGAVDSYIHAGGRVGVLVEINCETDFVARTDQFKAFVHDVALHIAALKPRFVSRDEVPEEYIANERSIYTAQAEDIPEHARERAVEGKLAKHLASICLLDQEFVRDQGEKKPRTVEALRAEVAAGLGENLTIRRFSLFELGQ; encoded by the coding sequence GTGAGCACCACCATCCCCGCCAAGCTCGTCAAGGAGCTCCGCGAGAAGACCGGCGCCGGGATGATGGACTGCAAGAAGGCGCTCGAGGAGGCCGGCGGCGACATCGACGAGGCCACCAAGTCCCTGCGCACGAAGGGCCTGGCCGACGCGGCCAAGCGCGCGGGCCGTGCCGCCAACGAGGGCGCGGTCGACAGCTACATCCACGCGGGTGGTCGCGTCGGCGTCCTCGTCGAGATCAACTGCGAGACCGACTTCGTCGCGCGGACCGACCAGTTCAAGGCGTTCGTCCACGACGTGGCCCTGCACATCGCGGCCCTCAAGCCGCGGTTCGTGAGCCGCGACGAGGTGCCCGAGGAGTACATCGCGAACGAGCGGTCCATCTACACCGCCCAGGCGGAGGACATCCCCGAGCACGCCCGCGAGCGGGCCGTCGAGGGCAAGCTCGCGAAGCACCTCGCCTCGATCTGCCTGCTCGACCAGGAGTTCGTGCGCGACCAGGGCGAGAAGAAGCCCCGCACCGTCGAGGCCCTCCGCGCCGAGGTCGCCGCCGGGCTCGGCGAGAACCTCACCATCCGGCGCTTCAGCCTGTTCGAGCTTGGCCAGTAG
- the pyrH gene encoding UMP kinase produces the protein MFSRVVLKLSGEALMGDEPYGIDPARMAAIARQVHDAHEREVDVAIVVGAGNIFRGLQGMAIGMDRATADYMGMIATMLNALAIQDALEKLGLTTRVQSAIAMQEVAEPYIRRRAIRHLEKRRIVIFAGGTGNPFFTTDTTAALRALEIGAECILMAKNAVEGVLSADPRVDPSATLIPRISHMEAIERGLKVMDTTALTLCMDNGLPIFVFNMGDERNIGRLLEGERIGTMVVTESPE, from the coding sequence GTGTTCTCGCGGGTCGTCCTGAAGCTCTCCGGCGAGGCCCTCATGGGGGACGAGCCGTACGGGATCGACCCGGCCCGCATGGCGGCCATCGCCCGGCAGGTCCACGACGCGCACGAGCGCGAGGTGGACGTCGCCATCGTGGTGGGCGCCGGCAACATCTTCCGCGGCCTGCAGGGCATGGCCATCGGCATGGACCGGGCGACGGCCGACTACATGGGCATGATCGCGACGATGCTGAACGCGCTCGCGATCCAGGACGCCCTCGAGAAGCTCGGCCTCACCACCCGCGTCCAGTCGGCGATCGCGATGCAGGAGGTCGCCGAGCCGTACATCCGCCGCCGGGCGATCCGCCACCTCGAGAAGCGGCGCATCGTGATCTTCGCCGGCGGCACCGGCAACCCGTTCTTCACCACCGACACCACGGCGGCGCTGCGGGCGCTGGAGATCGGCGCCGAGTGCATCCTGATGGCGAAGAACGCCGTCGAGGGCGTGCTGAGCGCCGACCCCCGGGTCGACCCCTCCGCCACCCTCATCCCGCGCATCAGCCACATGGAGGCGATCGAGCGGGGCCTGAAGGTCATGGACACCACGGCGCTCACGCTGTGCATGGACAACGGGCTCCCCATCTTCGTCTTCAACATGGGCGACGAGCGCAACATCGGCCGCCTGCTCGAGGGCGAGCGGATCGGCACGATGGTCGTCACCGAATCTCCCGAGTAG